The Larus michahellis chromosome 2, bLarMic1.1, whole genome shotgun sequence genome window below encodes:
- the MRPL36 gene encoding large ribosomal subunit protein bL36m, giving the protein MLSLLARAVAGPLRPLGLSSFSSLASWWRAAARPATVSQALLPPRYGAAPPSGLLALPLLSGPPLFPAGLKTKTSLRRRCKDCYIVRRRGRLYVCCKTNPRHKQRKL; this is encoded by the coding sequence ATGCTGTCCCTCCTGGCTAGGGCCGTCGCTGGGCCGCTGCGCCCACTGGGCCTCTCGTCCTTCTCTTCCCTGGCCTCGTggtggcgggcggcggcgcggcccgctACGGTGAGCCAGGCCCTGCTGCCGCCGCGGTACGGGGCGGCCCCCCCCAGCGGCCTGCTGGCCCTCCCGCTGCTGTCCGGGCCGCCGCTGTTCCCCGCGGGGCTGAAGACGAAAACGTCGCTGAGGAGGCGCTGCAAGGACTGCTACATCgtccggcggcggggccggctgtACGTGTGCTGCAAGACCAACCCCCGGCACAAGCAGAGGAAGCTGTAG